A DNA window from Helianthus annuus cultivar XRQ/B chromosome 15, HanXRQr2.0-SUNRISE, whole genome shotgun sequence contains the following coding sequences:
- the LOC110911813 gene encoding CBL-interacting serine/threonine-protein kinase 23, with protein MASSRPSRTRVGRYELGRTLGEGTFAKVKFARNVETGENVAIKILDKEKVLKHKMISQIKREIATMKLIRHPNVIRMFEVMASKTKIYIVLEFVTGGELFDKIAAKGRLKEDEARKYFQQLINAVDYCHSRGVYHRDLKPENLLLDSSGCLKVSDFGLSALPQQVREDGLLHTTCGTPNYVAPEVINNKGYDGAKADLWSCGVILFVLMAGYLPFEESNLMALYKKIFKAEFSCPPWFSSNAKKLIKRILDPNPVSRITTAELIEHEWFKKGYVPPKFEQEDVSLDDVDAIFDEAGDSPALVVERRDERPSQPVTMNAFELISKSQGLNLSSLFEKQMGLVKRETRFTSKRPANEIISKIEEAATPLGFDVKKNNYKLKLHGEKSGRKGHLSVATEIFEVAPSLHMVEVRKAGGDTLEFHKFYKNLSTGLKDIVWRSGDEANGDLTAVAELPQS; from the exons ATGGCATCTTCAAGGCCTTCAAGAACAAGGGTGGGGAGGTATGAATTAGGAAGGACTCTTGGTGAAGGGACATTTGCAAAGGTGAAGTTTGCTAGAAATGTTGAGACAGGTGAGAATGTTGCAATCAAGATTCTTGATAAGGAGAAAGTGCTAAAGCATAAGATGATCTCTCAG ATCAAACGTGAGATAGCGACTATGAAACTAATCAGACACCCGAATGTGATTCGTATGTTTGAG GTTATGGCGAGCAAGACAAAAATATACATTGTTTTGGAATTTGTGACGGGTGGTGAATTATTCGACAAAATT GCAGCGAAAGGCAGACTTAAAGAAGATGAAGCAAGAAAATATTTTCAACAACTCATAAATGCAGTTGATTACTGCCATAGTCGCGGTGTTTACCATAGAGATCTCAAG CCTGAAAATTTATTGTTGGATTCAAGTGGATGTCTCAAAGTTTCCGATTTTGGATTGAGTGCACTGCCACAACAAGTTAGG GAAGATGGCTTACTACACACAACATGTGGCACACCAAATTATGTTGCACCCGAG GTAATCAACAACAAGGGCTATGATGGAGCTAAGGCTGATTTATGGTCATGTGGTGTAATTCTTTTTGTTCTTATGGCTGGGTACCTGCCTTTTGAAGAGTCAAACCTTATGGCTCTTTACAAAAAG ATATTTAAGGCCGAGTTCTCTTGTCCTCCGTGGTTCTCGTCAAATGCAAAGAAACTAATCAAAAGGATTTTAGATCCTAATCCTGTGTCT CGGATCACAACGGCTGAACTCATTGAACATGAATGGTTTAAGAAAGGATATGTGCCTCCTAAATTTGAACAAGAGGATGTTAGTCTAGATGATGTGGATGCTATTTTCGATGAAGCCGGG GATTCTCCGGCCCTTGTTGTGGAAAGGCGCGATGAACGACCTTCTCAACCTGTCACTATGAATGCGTTTGAGCTTATTTCTAAATCTCAAGGCCTTAACCTAAGTTCTctttttgaaaaacaaatg GGGCTTGTCAAGCGTGAAACAAGATTTACATCAAAACGTCCTGCCAATGAGATCATTTCAAAAATAGAAGAAGCTGCTACACCTTTGGGATTTGATGTGAAGAAAAACAATTACAAG TTAAAACTCCATGGCGAAAAGTCTGGGCGTAAGGGCCACTTGTCTGTTGCGACAGAG ATATTTGAAGTGGCACCTTCTCTGCACATGGTTGAGGTTCGCAAAGCTGGAGGGGATACATTGGAATTTCACAAG TTCTACAAGAATCTTTCAACTGGATTGAAGGATATTGTGTGGAGAAGCGGAGACGAGGCAAATGGGGATTTGACTG CGGTTGCTGAATTACCACAGTCGTAG